A part of Timaviella obliquedivisa GSE-PSE-MK23-08B genomic DNA contains:
- a CDS encoding GH3 auxin-responsive promoter family protein, giving the protein MANLLISLIAAYAAQAKARFVKKTLHVEAVQEHFLQGLLQAHQATALGNQWQLKEIRTVEQFRDRIPVLPYSSYEPYTDRIAQGEANVLTADRVNYINLTSGSTGKKKQVPVTQQFQRTLRRADIAAMGFMFEGLQRRQLKLGKSLLTNSIISQGHTSGGIEYGPVSVGSLRQGRLLFEKFLAPPYAALKIADTLARHYVCLLFALRDPQMRGITANFPMLLLRTCCYLEQYAEALLEDLRRGTIAPWLLLEPQLRAQLERHWTPAPQRAAELRAVLQTEGKLTPQLAWAELSYTVTARGGTSNFYFDRFPEYLGDTPSFGGVYGSAEATFGIYPDFDQDGSILAIESGFYEFVPPDQWQVEHPQTLLPCEVKIGQRYRILLTSYSGFYRYNIGDVVEVVGFFEQAPLIVFRHRQGGLLSSTTEKTTEFHATQAMQALQQEFNVRLEDFCITLSEAECPARYIVNVELAFGQTLDHPAKFLERFEYWMGEFNHLYTMARQGQVPPASLRILAPGSFARVRQRQVDRGMFDSQLKFPHISEDRGFLADFGVLQEVVGAMDISVI; this is encoded by the coding sequence ATGGCGAATTTATTGATTTCTCTGATTGCTGCCTATGCGGCACAAGCTAAGGCGCGGTTTGTCAAAAAAACTCTGCACGTAGAAGCTGTTCAAGAACATTTTCTGCAAGGGCTTTTACAAGCGCATCAGGCGACGGCATTAGGGAATCAGTGGCAATTAAAAGAAATTAGAACGGTCGAGCAGTTCCGCGATCGCATCCCCGTTTTGCCCTACAGCAGCTATGAACCGTATACCGACCGCATTGCCCAAGGCGAAGCCAATGTTCTCACCGCCGATCGAGTGAACTATATTAATCTCACTAGCGGCTCTACAGGCAAGAAAAAGCAAGTTCCCGTAACTCAGCAGTTTCAGCGCACCCTGCGGCGGGCAGATATAGCAGCCATGGGATTTATGTTTGAAGGATTGCAGCGTCGCCAACTGAAGTTGGGCAAATCTCTTTTAACAAACTCCATTATTTCGCAAGGGCACACGAGTGGCGGCATTGAGTACGGTCCAGTCAGCGTAGGTAGCCTTCGCCAGGGCAGGTTACTGTTTGAAAAGTTTTTGGCACCGCCCTATGCTGCCCTGAAAATTGCTGACACCCTAGCGCGGCACTATGTGTGTTTGCTATTTGCTCTACGCGATCCTCAAATGCGGGGCATTACTGCAAATTTTCCAATGTTGCTCCTGCGAACCTGTTGCTATCTAGAACAGTATGCAGAAGCATTGCTTGAAGACTTGCGGCGCGGAACGATCGCTCCCTGGCTTCTCCTAGAACCTCAACTTCGGGCTCAGTTAGAGCGACATTGGACACCTGCGCCCCAGCGGGCAGCAGAACTTCGCGCTGTCTTACAAACCGAAGGCAAACTAACGCCCCAATTGGCATGGGCTGAACTGTCTTACACTGTCACGGCTAGAGGCGGCACGTCTAACTTCTACTTCGATCGGTTTCCAGAATATTTGGGCGACACTCCTAGCTTTGGCGGCGTTTATGGGTCAGCCGAAGCCACGTTTGGCATCTATCCAGATTTTGACCAAGATGGCTCTATTTTGGCGATCGAGAGTGGCTTTTACGAATTTGTACCGCCCGATCAATGGCAAGTCGAGCATCCCCAAACGCTGCTGCCCTGCGAAGTTAAGATTGGACAGCGCTACCGAATTTTACTCACCAGCTACAGCGGCTTTTATCGGTATAACATTGGTGATGTGGTTGAGGTTGTGGGGTTCTTTGAGCAAGCTCCCTTGATTGTTTTTCGCCATCGTCAGGGAGGATTATTGTCTTCAACCACCGAAAAGACCACAGAGTTTCATGCGACGCAAGCCATGCAAGCACTCCAGCAAGAATTTAACGTGAGGTTGGAAGATTTTTGCATTACGTTGTCTGAGGCTGAATGTCCAGCGCGGTACATAGTCAACGTGGAACTGGCATTCGGACAAACCTTAGATCATCCTGCTAAATTTTTGGAGCGGTTTGAATATTGGATGGGCGAGTTCAATCATCTTTACACGATGGCGCGGCAAGGGCAGGTGCCTCCCGCCTCCCTCAGGATTTTGGCTCCCGGTAGTTTTGCCCGAGTGCGACAGCGACAGGTCGATCGCGGCATGTTTGATTCGCAGCTTAAGTTTCCGCACATCAGCGAAGACCGAGGCTTTTTAGCAGACTTTGGAGTATTGCAGGAAGTCGTCGGCGCAATGGACATTTCAGTGATTTGA
- a CDS encoding GH3 auxin-responsive promoter family protein, which translates to MTNLIMSLLAGLTGQVRMSFVRKTRQVEAVQEKFLLTLLKAHQHTALGQEYGLAEIKTVEQFRQRVPIVPYSSYEPYIERIVQGEANVLTPDPVIYLNLTSGSTGKQKLIPVTKRSRRSLGLANQASIGFVMEALRHRNLPIGKMLLTSSVQLLGRTKSGIEYGPVSVGSLRMSSGFQRQVFAHPYEAFLPADSLTRHYVCLLFSLRNRQMGVIGANFPILALRLCDYLESNAEDLIHDLETGTIAPWLKLEPQLRIRLERLWSAAPRRAAELRQILKTEGRLMPKTVWKNLSLVITARGGTSDFYFERFPEYFGDTPIFGGIYASAEATFGVYHDLNQDGAILAIESGFFEFIAEDQWTVDQPQTLLPHQLIPGKHYRALVTNYNGLYRYDIGDVVEVVGFYEQTPLIVFRHRVGGLLSSTTEKTTEFHVTQVMQQLQQDFNLPLENFCVTLSEREVPAHYWVNIELIPGHHLQDPTAFLTQFDRQLKAIHTSYEVKRRDQVPPPRLRIFAPGSFAMIRQQMIQRGIPESQLKFPHISEDRQLLAGLRVEQEIRMEEEMVMER; encoded by the coding sequence ATGACAAATTTAATTATGTCTCTTTTGGCAGGCCTTACCGGACAAGTCAGAATGAGTTTTGTTCGCAAGACGCGCCAGGTAGAGGCAGTTCAGGAGAAGTTTTTGTTGACGCTTTTGAAGGCGCATCAACATACGGCGCTGGGGCAAGAATATGGATTGGCAGAAATTAAAACGGTGGAGCAATTTCGTCAACGTGTCCCAATTGTGCCTTATAGCAGCTATGAGCCTTACATTGAGCGGATTGTGCAGGGGGAAGCGAATGTTCTGACTCCTGACCCAGTTATTTACTTGAACCTAACCAGTGGCTCGACGGGTAAGCAAAAGCTGATTCCGGTCACGAAGCGATCGCGCCGTTCACTAGGGCTAGCCAATCAAGCCAGTATTGGCTTTGTCATGGAAGCGTTACGACACAGAAATTTACCGATCGGCAAGATGCTGTTAACTAGTTCTGTGCAGTTACTAGGACGAACCAAATCAGGCATTGAGTACGGCCCAGTCAGTGTGGGTAGTTTGCGCATGAGTAGCGGGTTTCAGCGCCAGGTGTTTGCCCACCCCTATGAAGCGTTCTTGCCGGCAGACAGTTTAACTCGGCACTATGTCTGTCTTTTATTTTCTCTGCGAAATCGTCAGATGGGGGTGATTGGTGCAAATTTTCCTATTTTGGCATTGCGCCTATGTGACTACTTAGAGAGTAATGCCGAAGATCTGATCCACGACTTAGAAACCGGGACGATCGCCCCTTGGCTAAAACTTGAGCCTCAGCTTCGCATCAGGCTAGAACGGCTGTGGTCGGCGGCTCCCCGTCGAGCAGCAGAACTGCGGCAAATCCTCAAAACCGAGGGACGCTTAATGCCCAAAACGGTTTGGAAAAATCTCTCCCTTGTGATTACGGCAAGAGGAGGTACCTCCGACTTTTACTTTGAGCGCTTTCCAGAATATTTTGGTGATACCCCTATTTTTGGCGGAATCTATGCTTCAGCCGAAGCCACATTTGGCGTTTACCATGATTTGAACCAGGATGGAGCGATATTGGCGATCGAAAGTGGCTTCTTTGAGTTCATTGCCGAAGACCAATGGACAGTAGATCAGCCTCAAACGCTACTGCCTCACCAACTAATACCTGGCAAACACTATCGTGCCTTAGTGACTAACTACAACGGGCTGTATCGTTACGATATTGGCGATGTGGTAGAGGTCGTCGGTTTTTATGAGCAGACACCGCTGATTGTGTTTCGTCATCGGGTTGGGGGCTTACTCTCTTCAACGACCGAAAAAACGACCGAATTTCATGTCACTCAGGTGATGCAGCAATTACAACAAGACTTTAATTTACCGCTAGAAAATTTTTGTGTGACTCTCTCTGAACGAGAAGTTCCTGCCCATTATTGGGTCAATATCGAACTCATCCCAGGGCATCACTTGCAAGACCCCACAGCATTCTTAACCCAGTTCGATCGCCAGTTAAAAGCCATTCATACTTCCTACGAAGTTAAACGTCGTGACCAGGTACCCCCACCGCGTCTACGAATTTTTGCTCCAGGCAGTTTTGCCATGATTCGGCAGCAAATGATTCAACGTGGTATTCCCGAGTCTCAGCTTAAGTTTCCGCATATTAGCGAGGATCGGCAGCTTTTGGCAGGACTCAGGGTTGAGCAAGAAATTAGAATGGAAGAAGAGATGGTCATGGAACGTTAG
- a CDS encoding fructosamine kinase family protein yields the protein MWDQITANIRQVTGQNFQGNHRRPVGGGSINQAYALSDSAPNRDRSDASTLAYFVKINQASRVAMFEAEALALSQIAAAKSIRVPHPICWGTVDGTAYIVLEWLDLGYGDHQAWEEMGQNLAALHRVTHSQGFGWEQSNTIGSTPQINSWKTSWLEFFTEHRLGYQFHLSRRKGGRFPQAEKLLAALPEILAGHEPQPSLVHGDLWSGNAAVTRQGEAVIFDPAAYFGDREVDIAMTQLFGSFPANFYSAYNEAFPLLAGYPQRRILYNLYHVLNHFNLFGGSYESQANQMIESLL from the coding sequence ATGTGGGATCAAATTACAGCCAATATTCGGCAGGTCACTGGGCAAAACTTTCAAGGCAACCATCGTCGCCCCGTGGGTGGCGGCAGCATCAACCAGGCTTATGCACTGTCTGACTCTGCTCCGAACCGCGATCGCTCAGATGCTTCTACTTTGGCTTATTTCGTCAAGATTAATCAGGCAAGCCGCGTTGCTATGTTTGAAGCCGAGGCATTAGCCCTGAGCCAAATAGCAGCTGCGAAATCGATTCGCGTGCCACATCCCATTTGCTGGGGCACTGTTGATGGGACTGCTTACATTGTGTTGGAATGGCTTGACCTGGGTTATGGCGATCATCAAGCCTGGGAGGAAATGGGGCAAAATTTGGCAGCCTTACATCGGGTGACTCATTCTCAAGGCTTTGGCTGGGAGCAGTCCAACACTATTGGTTCCACGCCACAGATTAATTCGTGGAAGACAAGCTGGCTAGAGTTTTTTACTGAGCATCGTTTGGGCTATCAGTTCCACCTGTCTCGCCGCAAAGGGGGACGGTTTCCGCAGGCGGAAAAGTTGCTAGCGGCACTGCCCGAAATTTTGGCTGGGCATGAACCCCAGCCTTCATTAGTGCATGGTGATTTATGGTCGGGTAATGCTGCTGTGACTCGGCAGGGAGAAGCCGTAATTTTTGACCCGGCGGCTTATTTTGGCGATCGCGAGGTTGATATTGCTATGACCCAGCTTTTTGGCAGTTTTCCTGCCAACTTCTACAGCGCCTACAATGAAGCCTTTCCTCTCCTGGCGGGCTATCCGCAGCGGCGAATTCTCTACAATCTTTACCATGTCCTCAATCACTTCAACCTTTTTGGTGGCAGCTATGAATCTCAAGCCAACCAGATGATTGAGTCGTTGTTGTGA
- a CDS encoding putative rhamnosyl transferase, protein MSYFQHFLITRMNVDWDVLKLRSPQERNSLEFLNHRFNIFEKTCYPAIKAQTNPNFIWLILFDVGLPEEFRERVAKYEPTLKITPVYIDSKETFLMMLRSAITAHLLPSTNHLITTNIDSDDILSNNFVAATQQQFREQDFEFINFPFGYLYRFQEQRLYLREWLTSPCHTLIEQRQNFQTALTYPHHEVASNKTRQVITCPMWLMTVHGENLRTQFDVSAAWQPIARLNNNFCSEIDFPKQNWAKTLRETFREVLDVLSSRKIWDNLQVKARKITNILFPPLIRGLRKLRYR, encoded by the coding sequence ATGAGTTATTTTCAGCATTTCCTCATTACTCGGATGAATGTTGATTGGGATGTGTTGAAACTGCGATCGCCCCAAGAGCGCAACAGTCTCGAGTTCTTGAACCATCGATTCAATATTTTTGAAAAAACTTGCTATCCCGCTATTAAGGCTCAAACGAACCCAAACTTTATTTGGCTCATTCTGTTTGATGTCGGTTTGCCAGAAGAATTTAGAGAGCGCGTAGCGAAGTATGAGCCTACTCTTAAAATTACTCCGGTCTACATTGACAGCAAAGAGACGTTCTTAATGATGCTCAGAAGTGCAATTACTGCTCATCTTTTACCTAGCACCAATCATTTAATTACCACCAACATTGACAGCGATGATATCCTGTCTAACAATTTTGTTGCAGCAACACAGCAGCAATTTAGAGAGCAAGACTTTGAATTTATCAATTTCCCCTTTGGATACCTCTACCGCTTTCAGGAACAAAGGCTTTATTTGCGAGAATGGCTGACCTCTCCTTGCCATACTCTCATTGAACAGCGGCAGAATTTTCAAACGGCATTAACCTATCCTCACCACGAAGTTGCCAGCAACAAAACTCGCCAGGTCATTACCTGCCCGATGTGGTTGATGACGGTTCATGGTGAGAATCTCAGAACTCAGTTTGATGTGAGCGCTGCCTGGCAACCGATCGCTCGATTAAATAATAACTTTTGCTCAGAAATTGATTTTCCGAAGCAGAACTGGGCTAAAACGCTGAGGGAGACATTTAGAGAAGTCCTCGATGTTCTCTCTAGCCGAAAGATCTGGGATAATTTACAGGTTAAAGCCAGAAAAATCACGAACATTTTGTTTCCTCCATTGATTCGCGGTCTAAGGAAGCTGAGATATCGCTAA
- a CDS encoding orotate phosphoribosyltransferase, with amino-acid sequence MHHSTSVPLAITADLPTLRQHLLDLFCEVAYQEGDFVLSSGQPSTYYINSKQVTLHSWGGAGVGRILLSLLPVDTTAVAGLTLGADPMVTAASVVAAYEGRSLTPLIVRKEAKGHGTQAYIEGPTLPPKTNVAVLEDVVTTGQSALKAVERLRQAGYEVTQILALVDRHQGGAELYHQEGLAFQTVFSIKDLQIRWAELHP; translated from the coding sequence ATGCATCATTCAACCTCTGTTCCCCTGGCTATCACTGCTGACTTGCCCACACTGCGCCAGCATTTGCTGGATTTGTTTTGCGAAGTCGCTTATCAAGAAGGCGATTTTGTTTTGTCTTCGGGGCAACCCAGCACATACTACATCAACAGCAAGCAAGTGACTCTGCATTCCTGGGGTGGGGCGGGCGTAGGACGGATTTTATTATCTTTATTGCCAGTCGATACAACCGCCGTCGCAGGGCTAACGTTAGGAGCCGATCCCATGGTGACAGCAGCTAGCGTTGTTGCAGCCTATGAGGGGCGATCGCTCACGCCGCTGATTGTTCGTAAAGAAGCAAAAGGGCACGGCACGCAAGCATATATTGAGGGTCCAACGCTGCCCCCCAAAACGAATGTTGCAGTTTTAGAAGACGTAGTGACCACAGGGCAATCTGCTCTAAAGGCGGTGGAAAGGCTCCGGCAAGCAGGCTATGAAGTCACTCAGATTCTTGCACTGGTCGATCGCCACCAAGGAGGCGCAGAGCTTTATCACCAGGAAGGACTAGCTTTTCAAACCGTTTTCTCAATTAAAGATTTGCAAATCCGCTGGGCAGAGTTGCATCCGTAG
- a CDS encoding heavy metal translocating P-type ATPase, giving the protein MPVIPQKPTPADLSLPTLLETYTLEVGGMKCGGCVRAVENQLTQQPGVMTATVNLVTEVAMVECLPGAVDPEILAQKLTEVGFPTQSRHQEIETNTGISPAERQRLETRRQVSQAAIAILLLVLSALGHLEHFGILIPGLSNIWFHFGLATVALLFPGRSLLIDGWNGLRHNIPNMNTLVGLGTLTAYSASTIALFVPALGWECFFDEPVMLVGFILLGRTLEQQARGRAAAAFQSLMALQPTVARLVKDTKGATTSVEIPAARVKLGEWLQVLPGEKIPVDGEVVTGQTTVDESMLTGEALPVLKQAGEAVTAGSLNLSGAVVLKATRIGRNTTLAKIIALVEAAQTRKAPIQKLADTIAGYFTYGVMAIAVLTFLFWYFVGAPLWADQIFAGQSGLMSGHMNGHMVMHSNPLIPVNLVPSPLLLSLKLAIATLVIACPCALGLATPTAILVGSSIGAERGLLIRGGDILEKVHQIDTLVFDKTGTLTMGNPKVTDCLSFNPELSPTDLLQLAATVESGTQHPLARAIQKQAEGLALLSAQNFLTEPGLGVSAMIEGRLVVLGTQDWLRQHDIQVDLLKTQVEAAGAIGKTVIYVGVNGQLAGLIAVQDTLRTDAQQTVTELRKMGLRVMLLTGDQQAAAEAIALPLGFTAADVLANVQPAGKAAAIAQLQAKGRQVAMIGDGINDAPALAQAEVGIAMHSGTDVATETAGIVLMRDRLSDVVESIRLSRATFNKVRQNLFWAFAYNACGIPIAAGVLLPAFGISLSPATAGALMAFSSVSVVTNSLLLRRQFPSCL; this is encoded by the coding sequence ATGCCAGTCATCCCTCAAAAGCCTACCCCTGCTGATTTATCTTTGCCAACTCTGCTCGAAACCTACACGTTAGAGGTGGGCGGCATGAAGTGTGGTGGATGTGTGCGAGCTGTAGAAAACCAACTTACCCAGCAGCCGGGAGTGATGACTGCCACTGTAAATTTGGTTACAGAAGTTGCAATGGTGGAATGTCTGCCAGGAGCCGTTGACCCTGAAATATTGGCGCAAAAGCTGACGGAAGTCGGCTTCCCGACTCAATCACGGCATCAGGAAATAGAGACTAACACGGGCATTAGTCCTGCTGAACGACAACGGCTAGAAACTCGGCGGCAAGTGAGCCAAGCCGCGATCGCCATCTTGCTCCTCGTTCTTTCTGCCCTGGGTCACTTAGAGCATTTTGGCATTCTGATTCCGGGACTCAGCAATATTTGGTTTCACTTTGGGCTAGCGACTGTAGCGCTCTTATTTCCAGGGCGATCGCTCCTGATAGATGGTTGGAACGGTCTGCGCCACAATATTCCCAATATGAATACCTTAGTCGGATTGGGCACTCTCACTGCCTACAGCGCTAGCACGATCGCCTTGTTCGTTCCGGCTCTGGGCTGGGAGTGTTTTTTTGACGAACCTGTCATGCTGGTCGGCTTTATTTTACTAGGACGCACCTTAGAGCAACAAGCGCGCGGTAGGGCAGCAGCAGCGTTTCAGTCCCTCATGGCATTGCAGCCTACGGTTGCTCGATTGGTGAAAGATACGAAGGGAGCCACCACCTCTGTAGAAATTCCAGCAGCACGGGTCAAGCTGGGAGAATGGTTGCAAGTGTTGCCAGGAGAAAAGATTCCGGTAGATGGGGAAGTCGTGACCGGACAGACTACCGTGGATGAGTCTATGCTGACGGGTGAGGCATTGCCTGTGCTGAAGCAAGCAGGAGAGGCTGTGACGGCTGGTAGTTTGAATTTATCTGGGGCAGTCGTATTAAAAGCCACGCGAATTGGACGAAATACAACGTTGGCAAAAATTATTGCTTTAGTTGAGGCGGCTCAGACCCGCAAAGCGCCCATTCAAAAGTTGGCAGATACGATCGCCGGATACTTTACCTATGGTGTCATGGCGATCGCTGTGCTCACATTTCTGTTCTGGTACTTTGTTGGCGCACCCCTTTGGGCAGACCAAATTTTTGCAGGGCAAAGTGGGCTGATGAGTGGGCATATGAATGGGCACATGGTAATGCATTCCAACCCGCTTATTCCGGTCAATCTAGTGCCGTCGCCCCTTCTTCTTAGTCTTAAATTAGCGATCGCCACCCTCGTCATTGCTTGCCCTTGCGCCCTCGGATTGGCAACTCCGACCGCCATTCTAGTCGGCTCTAGCATTGGTGCAGAGCGAGGATTACTAATTCGGGGTGGAGATATTCTTGAGAAAGTTCATCAGATTGATACATTGGTTTTTGACAAGACGGGGACGTTGACAATGGGAAACCCAAAGGTTACAGATTGTCTGTCCTTTAACCCCGAACTTTCGCCAACAGACCTGCTTCAACTAGCAGCTACAGTTGAGAGCGGCACCCAGCATCCTCTAGCCAGAGCTATTCAAAAACAGGCAGAAGGTTTGGCGCTACTGTCTGCTCAAAACTTTCTGACCGAACCCGGATTAGGCGTTTCGGCAATGATCGAGGGGCGTTTGGTGGTTTTGGGCACTCAGGACTGGTTGCGACAACACGACATTCAGGTTGATTTGTTAAAAACTCAAGTAGAGGCAGCAGGAGCGATCGGGAAAACAGTCATTTATGTGGGTGTAAATGGACAGTTAGCTGGATTAATTGCTGTGCAAGATACGCTGCGAACCGATGCTCAGCAGACTGTTACAGAACTGCGAAAAATGGGATTGCGGGTTATGCTGCTGACGGGTGATCAGCAGGCTGCGGCTGAGGCGATCGCCTTGCCTTTAGGTTTTACCGCTGCCGATGTTTTGGCAAACGTTCAACCTGCTGGCAAAGCCGCTGCGATCGCTCAGCTTCAGGCAAAGGGGCGACAGGTAGCCATGATTGGCGATGGTATTAATGATGCTCCGGCATTGGCACAAGCAGAAGTGGGGATTGCCATGCACTCTGGAACAGATGTAGCGACAGAAACGGCAGGAATTGTATTGATGCGCGATCGCCTCAGCGATGTAGTAGAGTCGATTCGGCTGAGCCGCGCAACCTTTAACAAAGTCCGCCAAAATCTCTTTTGGGCATTTGCCTATAACGCTTGTGGCATTCCGATCGCGGCAGGCGTTCTGTTGCCTGCTTTCGGCATCTCCCTCAGCCCTGCTACTGCTGGCGCACTAATGGCGTTTAGTTCGGTCAGTGTAGTCACCAATTCTCTACTGCTTCGCCGCCAGTTCCCTAGCTGTCTATAG
- a CDS encoding insulinase family protein, translated as MTLTLLESTSPSLNAPTIHRLPNGLTIVAEQVPVDAVNLNIWLGVGSAVESDDINGMAHFLEHMIFKGTDRLQSGEFERIIEQRGAVTNAATSQDYTHYYITTAPQDFAALAPYQIEVLLNAAIPDEAFERERLVVLEEIRRSEDNPRRRTFYRSMEAGFERLPYRRPVLGPAAVVENLKPQQMRDFHATWYRPQSMTAVAVGNLPVNQLIDIVAESFSASQAPQPKKIAAYIPEVPDSSPEAPFTTITRDEYTDPTLQQARLVMMWRVPGMTDLPQTYALDVLSSVLARGRTARLIKDLREERRLVTSVSVSNMTYISQGLFYISAQLPTENLAAVEAAIAQQMRTLQTELVTANEIHRVGTLVANRFVFGNETPSDRAGLYGYYQAIMGDLVPAFNYPALIQSVTAEDVQAAVQQYLSSEAYRVVIMKP; from the coding sequence ATGACTTTAACCCTGCTCGAATCTACTTCTCCTTCCCTTAACGCTCCTACGATCCATCGCTTGCCCAACGGTCTTACCATTGTGGCTGAACAAGTGCCCGTCGATGCTGTGAATCTCAATATCTGGCTAGGAGTGGGTTCGGCGGTTGAGTCTGATGATATTAATGGGATGGCTCACTTTTTAGAGCACATGATTTTTAAGGGCACCGATCGCTTGCAGAGTGGTGAGTTTGAGCGGATCATCGAGCAGCGCGGAGCAGTCACAAACGCCGCTACCAGCCAGGATTATACGCACTACTACATCACTACAGCGCCGCAAGATTTTGCAGCCTTAGCGCCCTATCAAATCGAAGTTCTGCTTAATGCTGCCATTCCAGATGAAGCCTTCGAGCGGGAACGCTTGGTTGTATTAGAAGAAATTCGGCGGTCTGAAGATAATCCTCGGCGGCGTACCTTTTACCGTTCTATGGAAGCTGGGTTTGAACGCTTGCCTTACCGTCGCCCCGTTTTAGGTCCAGCAGCAGTCGTAGAAAATCTTAAGCCTCAGCAAATGAGAGATTTTCACGCAACTTGGTATCGTCCTCAATCTATGACTGCGGTTGCTGTGGGCAACTTGCCAGTGAATCAGCTCATTGATATTGTGGCTGAAAGCTTTTCTGCCTCTCAAGCCCCCCAGCCTAAGAAGATAGCAGCTTACATTCCTGAAGTTCCTGACTCTAGCCCCGAAGCGCCTTTCACAACTATTACTCGCGACGAATATACTGACCCAACTTTGCAGCAAGCGCGCTTGGTCATGATGTGGCGCGTTCCTGGGATGACCGATCTGCCTCAAACCTACGCGCTGGACGTTCTGTCTTCTGTTTTGGCAAGGGGAAGAACCGCACGCTTGATTAAGGATTTACGGGAAGAGCGGCGCTTAGTAACTAGCGTTTCGGTCAGCAATATGACTTACATTAGCCAAGGCTTATTTTATATTTCTGCCCAGTTGCCTACAGAAAACCTGGCGGCGGTAGAAGCTGCGATCGCCCAACAGATGCGGACTTTGCAGACCGAGCTAGTAACCGCCAACGAAATTCATCGGGTAGGGACTTTAGTTGCCAACCGCTTTGTGTTTGGTAACGAAACGCCGAGCGATCGGGCGGGGCTGTATGGCTACTACCAAGCCATTATGGGCGACTTGGTGCCTGCTTTTAACTATCCGGCATTAATCCAGTCGGTTACTGCCGAAGATGTTCAAGCAGCCGTTCAGCAGTATCTTTCGTCAGAAGCTTATCGGGTTGTCATCATGAAGCCTTAG